In Triticum aestivum cultivar Chinese Spring chromosome 5B, IWGSC CS RefSeq v2.1, whole genome shotgun sequence, the following proteins share a genomic window:
- the LOC123113854 gene encoding uncharacterized protein, with the protein MHSGWICNFQEYRGSLCSFLAISSTKAKGSPLPLQPCTARSESERKSENSSLSAKLAMELPWGALLLALLSVSASSAVATLAVTAPPPAPARAPAPVTAPAPAHASPQAQDAEGLLINGNFENAPRKVNKTLIVGRHSLPGWTLRGHVEYVSAGPQPGGMFFAVPHGVHALRLGSHASASQNVSVRPGSLYALTFAATRTCAQDEALRIAVSPSLSAPADVAVRTLYSADTADTWAWGFRASSPVAQVTFSNPGVQEAAACGPLIDAVAIKELPTPYPTKDNLIKNDGFEIGPQVFKNSSVGVLLPPKQKDVTSPLPGWIIESLKAVRYIDAAHFSVPAGQYAVELVAGRESAIAQVIRTVPNRAYNLSYVVGDAKNGCHGSMLVEAFAANVTQKVPFESTGKGRFKAASLRFVAAGVRTRVTFYSSYYHTKVTDGVSLCGPVLDQVKILPLKL; encoded by the exons ATGCATTCGGGGTGGATCTGCAATTTCCAAGAGTATCGAGGTTCTCTGTGCAGCTTCCTCGCAATCTCTTCCACAAAAGCCAAGGGCAGTCCTCTTCCCCTGCAACCCTGCACTGCAAGAAGCGAAAGCGAAAGAAAAAGTGAGAACTCATCTCTTTCAGCTAAGCTCGCAATGGAGCTCCCATGGGGTGCCCTGCTGCTGGCGCTGCTCTCCGTCTCCGCCTCCTCCGCCGTCGCCACGCTCGCCGTCACCGCTCCCCCTCCGGCCCCTGCCCGTGCTCCTGCCCCCGTCACCGCACCTGCCCCGGCCCATGCATCTCCTCAAGCTCAGGACGCTGAAG GTCTGCTGATCAACGGCAACTTCGAGAATGCGCCGAGGAAGGTGAACAAGACCCTTATCGTGGGGCGGCACTCGCTGCCGGGGTGGACGCTGCGGGGCCACGTCGAGTACGTCTCGGCGGGGCCGCAGCCGGGCGGCATGTTCTTCGCGGTGCCGCACGGCGTGCACGCGCTTCGCCTCGGCAGCCACGCGTCGGCGTCGCAGAACGTCTCCGTGCGCCCCGGCTCGCTCTACGCGCTCACCTTCGCCGCCACCCGCACCTGCGCGCAGGACGAGGCCCTGCGCATAGCCGTGTCCCCCTCGCTCTCGGCCCCCGCCGACGTCGCCGTCCGCACCCTCTACAGCGCCGACACCGCCGACACCTGGGCCTGGGGCTTCCGCGCCTCCTCCCCCGTCGCGCAGGTCACCTTCAGCAACCCCGGCGTGCAGGAGGCCGCCGCGTGCGGCCCGCTCATCGACGCCGTCGCCATCAAGGAGCTCCCCACGCCCTACCCCACCAAAG ATAACCTGATCAAGAACGACGGTTTCGAGATCGGGCCGCAGGTGTTCAAGAACTCCAGCGTGGGCGTGCTGCTGCCGCCGAAGCAGAAGGACGTGACGTCGCCGCTGCCGGGCTGGATCATCGAGTCGCTCAAGGCGGTGCGGTACATCGACGCGGCCCACTTCTCGGTGCCGGCGGGGCAGTACGCGGTGGAGCTGGTGGCGGGGAGGGAGAGCGCCATCGCGCAGGTCATCCGCACCGTGCCCAACCGCGCCTACAACCTCTCCTACGTCGTCGGCGACGCCAAGAACGGCTGCCACGGCTCCATGCTCGTGGAGGCCTTCGCCGCCAACGTCACGCAGAAGGTGCCGTTCGAGTCCACGGGCAAGGGCAGGTTCAAGGCGGCGAGCCTCAGGTTCGTGGCCGCCGGAGTCCGGACCAGGGTCACCTTCTACAGCTCCTACTACCACACAAAGGTCACCGACGGCGTCTCGCTCTGCGGCCCCGTGCTGGACCAGGTCAAGATCCTGCCGCTCAAGCTCTAG
- the LOC123113855 gene encoding F-box protein At5g49610: MATTILPDDLVVEILSRLPLKSFCRFRCVCKSWLAFSSDPHYRKKLPGTPSGLLYQKNEHGNAIHLVGLPSGDRDIDTTLSFVPCYEHPLELKGCSNGLLLCYHGGTGSKEISDAIVCNPATQEWMALPNTEPGPAVSYADLKLCFDPLWSQHFYVFQFETTPNGGYDTDVKVFFSEDSTWSNCLWETSDILGGDSLFLKGVLYVDHLWGHYLLALDAPDTCTQLLNHRILQLPGFPNGPEQRFYCFDGCLCQSSGVLCYAQQELDGCIIRIWSFEGSDRWVVKHRLNMNNVFGRDIMLHTNNEGLWYFDYEILAFDLERELVFLADTIADNKIISYSISTGKGSQILNIPRFADLYRSRLYVPYYGKFPACVLQGAQDKC, encoded by the coding sequence ATGGCCACAACCATACTACCTGATGACCTGGTGGTGGAGATCCTGTCTCGGCTGCCGCTGAAGTCCTTTTGCCGTTTCAGATGTGTCTGCAAGTCTTGGCTTGCCTTCTCATCTGATCCGCACTACCGCAAGAAGCTCCCAGGAACTCCCTCCGGTCTCCTGTACCAAAAAAATGAGCATGGCAATGCCATCCATCTCGTGGGCCTTCCCTCAGGTGACAGGGATATTGACACAACACTTAGCTTTGTGCCATGCTATGAGCATCCCTTGGAGCTTAAGGGTTGCAGCAATGGCCTGCTTCTGTGTTATCATGGTGGTACAGGCTCTAAAGAAATTTCCGACGCCATTGTGTGCAATCCAGCAACTCAAGAGTGGATGGCACTTCCAAATACTGAACCTGGACCAGCCGTCTCTTATGCTGATCTCAAGTTGTGTTTTGATCCATTATGGTCTCAACACTTCTATGTCTTCCAATTTGAGACGACTCCAAATGGTGGATATGACACCGACGTTAAGGTATTTTTCTCTGAGGATTCGACATGGTCTAATTGTCTATGGGAAACTTCAGATATACTTGGTGGTGATTCACTCTTCTTAAAAGGGGTGTTGTATGTGGATCACTTATGGGGGCATTACCTTCTGGCACTCGATGCACCTGACACATGCACACAGTTGCTCAATCATAGGATCCTTCAGCTGCCTGGATTTCCGAATGGACCAGAACAGAGGTTTTATTGCTTTGATGGCTGTCTTTGCCAGTCGTCTGGGGTCTTATGCTACGCACAACAAGAATTGGATGGTTGCATCATTCGAATTTGGAGTTTTGAAGGATCTGATAGGTGGGTGGTGAAGCATCGTCTAAATATGAACAACGTATTTGGGAGGGACATAATGCTCCATACTAATAATGAAGGATTATGGTACTTTGATTATGAAATCCTGGCATTTGACTTGGAGAGAGAGCTAGTTTTCCTTGCTGACACAATTGCTGATAATAAGATCATCTCATATAGCATCAGTACTGGAAAGGGCTCGCAGATTCTAAACATTCCAAGGTTCGCTGACCTATATCGAAGTCGACTCTACGTGCCGTACTATGGCAAGTTTCCAGCTTGTGTGCTTCAAGGAGCTCAAGACAAATGTTAG